CAGAGCTGCGAGTCACCTTCTAAGATGATGTGGCCGCCGCGGCCGCCATCGCCGCCATCAGGGCCACCATTTGGTAGGCCTTTGGCGCGAAAGAAATGGTGCGAACCGGCGCCACCCCGCCCCGAGCGGCAGCAGATCTTGACGTAATCGATAAAGTTATTAGAAGCCACTTTTGGAAGTGTTGAGTTTTGAAGATTTGAGGCTAAGGTGCTATTCTGAGCTACGGAAGTAGCCCGAGTCGAAGGCTAAGCTACATACTCAGACTTCTCACCTAGCTTTTTCTGACCGGGCTAAAAACGGCTGTCATCCTGACGAAGGAAGGACCTTATCAGGCCAAAACGAGTTGTTAGTAACAACCGTTCTCACGTGATAAGGTCCTTCCTTCGTCAGGATGACAGGTTTATGCGGTTATGGCCGCAAAGTTACGCTTTTACTTCGTCAGTAGCTTCCTGGCTATCCGTGACGGATGTTGCGGGCTGGTGCTTGTTGATCACTTCACAGATCTGCTGGAAGATGTCATCGATTGGGCCAATACCGTTCAACGAGTGAAATTTCCCTTGTTCAGCATAGTAACCAGCAACTTGCGCGGTTTCGGTGTTGTACACCGTTACGCGGCGACGAATCTTGGTTTCGTCTTGGTCATCGGGGCGGCCGCTGGTTTTGCCTCGCTCCAGCAGGCGCTTCACGAGTTCTTCCTCGGCTACTTCCAGCGCAATCATGCAGGAGATACCTGTGTCGTAGCGCTGCGTTAATGCGTCGAGCGCTTCGGCTTGGGCAACAGTACGCGGGAAACCGTCGAAGATGAAGCCATTCGCCTGTGTATTGTTAGCTAATTGGCTTTCAATCATGCCAATTACAACTTCATCGGGCACTAGTAAGCCTTCGTCCATCAGGCGCTTGGCACGCAAACCTAGCTCAGTACCTTGCGCAATCTGAGAACGCAGCAAGTCACCCGTCGACAGATGCACTAAGTTATAACGAGCAATCAGGTTCTGGCTTTGCGTTCCTTTACCGGCACCAGGAGGGCCGAAGAGCACGATATTCAACATAATAGTAAAAAGTTGCGCGAGAGAAAGTGGGCTGGCTTGTGAAGATACTAAAACTACCGCAATCGGATTTCTACGAAAAGGGCGTTATCCTGTACGATGTTACCTACAGGACCTTATAGACGTCTGGGTAGTTGCGGCCTAGCCCATCGTAATCTAGACCATAGCCTACAATAAATTCGTTGGGCAGCTCAATACCGATATAACGCAGATCGAGCGTATGCTGCAAGCATTCGGGCTTTGTGAAGAGCGTAGCAACCTCCAAGGAGGCGGGTTGCTTGGATCTCAGTTGTTGAAGCAACTCTTGCATGGTATGCCCCGTGTCAACGATGTCTTCCACCACAATAACATGGCGCCCCGATACGTCCTCCTGCAACCCCATGATTTCCTTCACTTCCCCGGTGCTGGCAGTGCCTTGGTAAGAGGCTACCCGAATGAAAGTTACTTCACAATCAATGGTCATTTCCTTCATCAGGTCGGCGGCGAACATGAAGGAGCCATTCAATACGACCAGAAATAGCGGACACTGACCAGCATAATCTTGGTTAAGGCGTGCAGCAATTGTGCGCACAGTCTCCGATATATGAGCAGCCGGCAAGTAGGGAGTAAATTGCTTGTCGTGCAGTGAGATAGTAGACAGCGACATCCGAGTTTGATTGAGACTCTGAGAATAGAGACGCCAAAGGTAGTACAAAAAAGCTGCCCCTCCGGTGCGGAAGGGCAGCTTTAGCAGCTACCAAGCTCAGTAGCGGTAGTCGTATCTTCTTTTAACGGGGCAGCACTTGCGCACCTAGCTGCCTTTTCACTAGTGCCATCGGGGTTGGCATCGACAAAGAGCTAGTTGATGCCCACTGTAGTGTGTGGTGTGCCGGTATAGGCGCCATGGCTTTATCTGGCGCGGCAATATGCGGTGCAATAACCAGCGACACAATAGACATAAGTTTGATAAGGATATTCATTGACGGACCCGACGTGTCCTTGAAAGGGTCGCCTACGGTGTCGCCGGTTACCGAGGCTTTGTGCGCGTCGGAGCCTTTGTACTGCATGGTGCCATCAATTAATACGCCCTTCTCAAATGACTTCTTGGCGTTGTCCCAGGCGCCGCCCGCATTGCTCTGAAACATGGCCATCAGTACGCCTGACACCGTAACGCCAGCCAGCGTGCCACCGAGCACTTCGGGTCCCATAGTGAAACCGATAACAATAGGTACAATAAGGGCAATGGCACCGGGTAACATCATTTCTCGAATAGCAGCCTGCGTAGAAATAGCCACGCACTTCTCATATTCCGGCCGACCAGTGCCTTCCATGATGCCGGGGATTTCACGAAACTGACGGCGTACTTCCTGTACCATGGCCATGGCCGCACGTCCCACCGCCGAAATAGCTAGGGCGGAGAAGATGAACGGAATCATGCCCCCTACAAACAAGCCTGCCAGCACTCGTGCGTTGCTGATATCGATGCTGGAAATGTTAGCAGTGCCCATAAAGGCTGCAAATAAGGCCAAAGAGGTCAGGGCTGCCGAAGCAATAGCGAAGCCTTTGCCCGTAGCAGCCGTCGTGTTGCCCACAGCATCCAAAATATCGGTACGCTCGCGCACTTCTTTGGGAAGTTCGCTCATCTCGGCAATACCACCGGCATTATCGGCAATCGGCCCAAAGGCATCAATAGCGAGCTGCATGGCTGTAGTCGCCATCATCCCCGCGGCGGCAATAGCTACCCCGTAAAGCCCGGCAAACTGAAACGACAGAATAATGCCAGCTGCCAGCACTAAAATTGGGAGCACGGTCGATTCCATTCCGACAGCTAGGCCACCTATGACAGTTGTCGCGTGCCCCGTGCTGCTTTGCCGCACGATGCTCAGCACGGGCCGCTTGCCCATAGCTGTGTAATACTCAGTAATGATGCTCATCAACGTGCCAACCACTAATCCGACAATAATGGCGTAGAAAACATCGAGCGAAGTGAAAGGCACCGCTCCGGGCCGGTTGATGATCAGGTCGCCGGGGGGTAATATCCAACGTACCAAAAAGAAGGACGAAAGCGCCGTGAGTAGCACCGAAACGTAGTTGCCGAAATTAAGTGCGGACTGCACGTTGCCGCCCTCCTTCACGCGCACCATTAGCACACCAATGAGTGACGACACGATGCCCACGCCCGCAATAACCATTGGCAGCAGAATGGGCGACAAGCCATTAAACTGATCCCCTGCCGCTGCTACTTCGCGTCCTAACACCATAGTAGCTAGAATAGTAGCCACATAGGAGCCGAACAAGTCGGCCCCCATGCCAGCTACGTCGCCCACATTGTCACCCACGTTATCAGCAATAGTGGCGGGGTTGCGCGGATCGTCTTCGGGAATACCAGCTTCCACTTTACCTACTAAGTCGGCGCCCACGTCGGCGGCTTTGGTGTAGATACCGCCTCCTACGCGGGCGAACAAGGCAATACTCTCCGCGCCAAGCGAAAAGCCCGTTAGCACTTCCAAGGCCGTCTCCATCTCGATACCGTTTGCCCCACCATTTCTACTGACCACAAACAGCTGATAAAAGATAATGAACAGAGAACCTAGGCCTAACACTGCCAGCCCAGCTACACCCATACCCATGACCGATCCACCCGAGAATGACACATTGAGTGCTTGGCTCAGGCTGGTGCGGGCTGCCTGTGCCGTCCGCACGTTGGCTTTCGTGGCAATCTTCATCCCGATGAATCCGGCCAACGCGGAGAACACAGCCCCAATCAGGAACGCCACCACAATGATGGGGCTAGATTTTTCGCCGGTGCTACCTAGGTAACCAAGAAAGGCACAGGCGATGAGTGCAAACAAGGACATGATGCGGTACTCAGCCTTGAGAAAAGCAATGGCTCCATCAGCAATGTAGCCGGCAATTGTTTGCATATGCTCGCTGCCAGCATCCTGCCGGGCCACCCAGCCCGCCCGAAACCATGTGTAGAACAAGGCTAACACGCCAAGCGCCGGAGCAACGTAGAGGATACTCATCATAAACGCTGAAAGTAAGAAGGTGGGAGTTTGGAGGAGAAATGGGTTAAGGTTGGTAAAATAGAGCTTTTACCCACAATCTCAACCTCTTACCACCTGCTAATTCCAGCGTTCTACCCTGCACTATCTGTGCCTTCACCTCAGCACCTAGCTTTACCTAGGTCTTGCTCTCTGCCTTCGCCCTTTCGCGCCTTGGTCGAGTGACTTATAATTCCTGCATTAGCACTTGATACAGGGCAAGCATACTCGCAATGTCTCGTTTGTCCACGATTTCGTCGGGTGAATGCACGTTATCTTCCGGAGCTCCTACAAAGCACCAATCCCATGGATAAGCGCTGTGCTGCAGCTCTTTGGCATCGGAACCGCCACCACCTTCCACTTCCAACTGGTGCGGAATGCCTGAGTTGCGCGCAATAGTCCGAATGCGGTCGACGTAAGAGCGCCGCGGAATGAGTGAGTCGCGAAGTGAAATTACCACGCCAGCCCCGGGTCGTACGCCCTCCGTCACCCACGTAATATCCGAGATGAGCGCCTGCCGTACTCCGTACTCCTCATAGATGTACTTGGCGAGATAAGCCACCGAGCCGCCGCCGTGCTCTTCCCAACAGCCGAACGCAATAATACCATCAGTAATCGTTTCAGCCAATCGGAGCGCGTTCCACACCCCAATGCGGTTGTCGAGGTAACACGCCTGCACGGTATGCGCTGTTTCGCGAAAGTCGCAGTAGAATGTAAGCTCTGTACCGCGTTCAATATCCCGGGTGAACTCATAGCCTAGTTCACCGGTTTGCTTGTCTACGGTAAGCGTACAGTCTACTGGGCCTTGTGCATCTTGGCCTACCAACCGGTAGCCGGATTCCATACGCGGGCCACCAATGCACACTAATTGGCGACCATAGCGTACGGTGAATCCAATACTGTCGAGGTGGGCAAAAACCGCCGTGCGGGGTTTGCCAAACACAAGTATTATGCAATCTTGAAAACGTTCATCATGCACTATTTTCGGTTTAGCTTTCCAACTTGCCTGCTGCTCACGTATATACTGCAACAAAAATTCGGTCAGTGGTGCTTCGTTGCCTGAGGGCGCGGCTATCTGACACAGGGTGCGTAAAAGGTTCATTCTCGTTCGTCTACTCGTTCAATACTAGGATAAAAGCCATACTTTAGCCTTTCCGTTAGGCGGCTTACGCGCAGCTAAGGTTGCTAGTTTGGCCGCAATTAGACGCCTCCATGCTCCAAAAAAACTTCTTCGTCTTCCTGCTGGCTTTGTTGTCGATTCCTGCCCTGGCGCAACAGCCTGATACTACTAAAAAAGCGCCCATGCGCAATATCGAAGTAGAGAACGTGGACGTGATGCCGGGCGCTATCGACACGAAAGGCTGGCTGTTGCTCGACAAAGACATTCAGACAGAGTTAGATGGCGCTGTGCAGAACCTTTACAACTTCAAGTTTGACAAGGCAGAAAAGCAGTTCCGCTCGCTGCGTCGGCGCTACTCGCACCACCCGATGCCTTACTTTCTGCTAGGTCTCAGCACTTGGTGGAAGATCGTGCCCAGCAACGTGCAAACGAAGCAGTACGACAACATCTTCTTTGCCTACATGGATACGGCCATCGTCAATGGAGAGAAGTTATACGAGGCTGATAGCAAGAATTACGAAGCCTGTTTCTTCTT
This Hymenobacter sp. GOD-10R DNA region includes the following protein-coding sequences:
- a CDS encoding adenylate kinase produces the protein MLNIVLFGPPGAGKGTQSQNLIARYNLVHLSTGDLLRSQIAQGTELGLRAKRLMDEGLLVPDEVVIGMIESQLANNTQANGFIFDGFPRTVAQAEALDALTQRYDTGISCMIALEVAEEELVKRLLERGKTSGRPDDQDETKIRRRVTVYNTETAQVAGYYAEQGKFHSLNGIGPIDDIFQQICEVINKHQPATSVTDSQEATDEVKA
- a CDS encoding M20/M25/M40 family metallo-hydrolase, which translates into the protein MNLLRTLCQIAAPSGNEAPLTEFLLQYIREQQASWKAKPKIVHDERFQDCIILVFGKPRTAVFAHLDSIGFTVRYGRQLVCIGGPRMESGYRLVGQDAQGPVDCTLTVDKQTGELGYEFTRDIERGTELTFYCDFRETAHTVQACYLDNRIGVWNALRLAETITDGIIAFGCWEEHGGGSVAYLAKYIYEEYGVRQALISDITWVTEGVRPGAGVVISLRDSLIPRRSYVDRIRTIARNSGIPHQLEVEGGGGSDAKELQHSAYPWDWCFVGAPEDNVHSPDEIVDKRDIASMLALYQVLMQEL
- the hpt gene encoding hypoxanthine phosphoribosyltransferase; the protein is MSLSTISLHDKQFTPYLPAAHISETVRTIAARLNQDYAGQCPLFLVVLNGSFMFAADLMKEMTIDCEVTFIRVASYQGTASTGEVKEIMGLQEDVSGRHVIVVEDIVDTGHTMQELLQQLRSKQPASLEVATLFTKPECLQHTLDLRYIGIELPNEFIVGYGLDYDGLGRNYPDVYKVL
- a CDS encoding sodium-translocating pyrophosphatase encodes the protein MMSILYVAPALGVLALFYTWFRAGWVARQDAGSEHMQTIAGYIADGAIAFLKAEYRIMSLFALIACAFLGYLGSTGEKSSPIIVVAFLIGAVFSALAGFIGMKIATKANVRTAQAARTSLSQALNVSFSGGSVMGMGVAGLAVLGLGSLFIIFYQLFVVSRNGGANGIEMETALEVLTGFSLGAESIALFARVGGGIYTKAADVGADLVGKVEAGIPEDDPRNPATIADNVGDNVGDVAGMGADLFGSYVATILATMVLGREVAAAGDQFNGLSPILLPMVIAGVGIVSSLIGVLMVRVKEGGNVQSALNFGNYVSVLLTALSSFFLVRWILPPGDLIINRPGAVPFTSLDVFYAIIVGLVVGTLMSIITEYYTAMGKRPVLSIVRQSSTGHATTVIGGLAVGMESTVLPILVLAAGIILSFQFAGLYGVAIAAAGMMATTAMQLAIDAFGPIADNAGGIAEMSELPKEVRERTDILDAVGNTTAATGKGFAIASAALTSLALFAAFMGTANISSIDISNARVLAGLFVGGMIPFIFSALAISAVGRAAMAMVQEVRRQFREIPGIMEGTGRPEYEKCVAISTQAAIREMMLPGAIALIVPIVIGFTMGPEVLGGTLAGVTVSGVLMAMFQSNAGGAWDNAKKSFEKGVLIDGTMQYKGSDAHKASVTGDTVGDPFKDTSGPSMNILIKLMSIVSLVIAPHIAAPDKAMAPIPAHHTLQWASTSSLSMPTPMALVKRQLGAQVLPR